CGGCGCAACAGGTTCCTGTGACGCCGTCCCGTCGCCGCATCGTCGTCGTTGGCGCTCGCGAAACCGCCGGGCCGCTGGACGTGGACCTGGCGCTTGCCAGCCACGATGTCGTTAGTTCGGTGTTCGACGACGCAACCGACACTTGGGTCCTCACCACGTCCGGCGGCGAGAGTTACCGGGCCGACGTCGTCGTCGCCGCCCAACTGTCGGTGTTCGTCCCGTGGATACCGGACCTCCCCGGCGTCTTCGGGGGCGAGTCTTTTCACGCGGCGGCGTGGGACCCCGATTTCGATCCGTCCGGCAAGCACGTCGCGGTGATCGGCACCGACGCCGCCGTCGCACACCACATCGGCCGGCTGACCGAATCGGCAAGATCGGTAACCGCGTTCGCCTACCCACCACGTCGGTTTGTCACCGAACTGCCGCTGCCGGCGACGCGCGCCGGACGGTGGTGGCGCCGCCACGCGCGACATGAGCGGCCGTCGGCGGTCCGCCTGACAAAATCGGCGATCGGCGTGCTGACCTCCTCGGGTATCCGCACCAGCGACGGCGTCGACCACCGCGCCGACGCCATCATCTACGGCACCGGGTTTTCGGTTCCCGATCAGGTCCGCGATGAGACCCTGGTCGGTACCCGCGGACTGACCATCCGGCAGGCCTGGCACGACGGCATGGAGCCCTTTCTCGGGGTGGCCGTTCGCGGCTTTCCCAACTACTTCTTCATCACCGGTCCCGATGCTGGCGCACAGGCACGCTACGTCGCCGCGTGCCTTAACCTCATGAGCCGCACGGCCAGCCGCCGCATCGAGGTGCGCGGCAGCAGCCAACAGGTGTTCAACGAGCGCGCCCAACTCCGGCCCGTCCAGGCGCCTCGGGCCGCAGCCGCATTCGACCTGTCATCCGGCGCCGCGGACGACGACGTCTACGACGGCGCGGCGACGCTGGAGTTAGCCGGCACCCGCCATCCGGTGCGCGTGCGGCTGACCGGTCACCTCGACCCCATCGACGGCAATTACCACTGGCAAGGGACCATTTTCGATCCCCTTCCGCAGGACTCGGTCACGCAGGGGCGGGCGGCCACACTTTCGGTGGGCCAGCGCAGCACACCCGCACGCATCGTTGAACGGACGCCGTGGGGCACGCACTCGGTCGCCGGGGTGGGTGCCCCGCCCTACGCCCGCAGCGGCCGTTGAGCCGTGTGCCCGACCGGGGCGACGGGATGGCGTGCTCTGCGGATTTGTTCAGCGTTTCGCCTCGCATCGGTTGAATCCGGATAGGCTGGGTACATCTCGGATTGGAGGTTGGCCGCCCGCGTGGAGTGGGTAACCCCTTTTGAGTGGCGCGTGCTGCGGCAGACGATACAGACGAGAACGGCATGTTCGGCGTGGTAGGGGTCGGTGCTTCGGGCGGGCTGGGTCGGGGCATAGACCCGACCCCCGTCCGGCTCGCTGCGCAACCATGGATGCGTGGCCGACTCACGCTTTCCGGATCTTCCAGCTGCCCTGCGATGCGTGGCGCCATCGACGCCACGCCTTGTTCCCCGAGCAAGGCGATCCGAAGATAGACCTTGTGCTCCGGAAGAAGGGGCCGCATCCTCTAGCAATTGGCGGGGCAGGAGCTCAAGGAGCACGAGATGGAGCCGGACGGCAGGATGGGACTTGAGGGGGGGTGGTTCCGGTGAGTGCGGTGGCTAAGTCGCCGACCTCGCTGACTATCTCGACGCGCACGGAGCAGTCGCTGATCGCCCTGACCGCCGATGGTGTGCTCAACGCCGCCAACTCCGCGACGCTCCGCGACAGCATCATGCAGGCGACGCTCGATGAGCCCTCCGCCGTCATCGTCGACGTCACCACGCTTCAGGTGCCCGACGAAACGGCATGGTCGGTCTTCGTCAGTGCGCGCTGGCAAGTCGACACCCGGCCCGGCGTCCCGATCGTGCTCGTGTGCGCCAATCGCGCGGCCCGCGAGGCGATCACCCGCGGTGGAGTCACGCGTTTCATCCCGGTGTACCCGACCGCGAAGGGTGCGGTGAAGGCCATCGATCGGCTCGCGCGTCGCAGGGTCCAGCATGCCCAGGCGAAGCTGCCCGCCAGCCTGAACAGCCTTCGCGAGTCGCGCCAGCTGGTCCGCGACTGGTTCACCTCGTGGTCGAAGCCCCGGCTGATCCCGGTGGCTCTGGTGGTTGTCAACGTGTTCGTGGAAAACGTGCTGGAGCACACCGGGAGCGAACCGGTGATGAGGATCGAATGCGACGGGTCGACAGCCACCATCGCGGTGTCCGACGGCAGCAGCGCGCCCGCGGTCCGGCTGCCGTCTCCCCCGAAGGGAATCGACGTGTCCGGCCTGGCCATCGTCGCCGCGTTGTCACGCGCCTGGGGCAGCACCCCGACCTCGTCCGGCAAGACGGTCTGGGCAGTCATCGGCCCCGAGAACCAGCTCTAGCCACGTGCGGTTCAACTACGCGGAGGGATTGACGGACCCGGCCGCACGATCTAGAGGAGCAACCATGGCACGAACCGA
This is a stretch of genomic DNA from Mycobacterium lacus. It encodes these proteins:
- a CDS encoding DUF4873 domain-containing protein — protein: MFVPWIPDLPGVFGGESFHAAAWDPDFDPSGKHVAVIGTDAAVAHHIGRLTESARSVTAFAYPPRRFVTELPLPATRAGRWWRRHARHERPSAVRLTKSAIGVLTSSGIRTSDGVDHRADAIIYGTGFSVPDQVRDETLVGTRGLTIRQAWHDGMEPFLGVAVRGFPNYFFITGPDAGAQARYVAACLNLMSRTASRRIEVRGSSQQVFNERAQLRPVQAPRAAAAFDLSSGAADDDVYDGAATLELAGTRHPVRVRLTGHLDPIDGNYHWQGTIFDPLPQDSVTQGRAATLSVGQRSTPARIVERTPWGTHSVAGVGAPPYARSGR
- a CDS encoding STAS domain-containing protein; this translates as MVPVSAVAKSPTSLTISTRTEQSLIALTADGVLNAANSATLRDSIMQATLDEPSAVIVDVTTLQVPDETAWSVFVSARWQVDTRPGVPIVLVCANRAAREAITRGGVTRFIPVYPTAKGAVKAIDRLARRRVQHAQAKLPASLNSLRESRQLVRDWFTSWSKPRLIPVALVVVNVFVENVLEHTGSEPVMRIECDGSTATIAVSDGSSAPAVRLPSPPKGIDVSGLAIVAALSRAWGSTPTSSGKTVWAVIGPENQL